From Tiliqua scincoides isolate rTilSci1 chromosome 2, rTilSci1.hap2, whole genome shotgun sequence, the proteins below share one genomic window:
- the SPC24 gene encoding kinetochore protein Spc24, translating to MAAPGDQMEDMELVSKELLKVMVGGKAVSMLKHNLAKQEQMIDKLLDTQKTTAQLIKELMTTEEKVAQRLSDREEELNASLQKLQKIEERLLQANEEDVKMRTSTKELRNELETLKEKIRQQEKKSDEDANASMSATYLAHLYYQICHIDWDYTCEPTMIKGIHYGPDIAQPISMDSSHHSSCFISDYLWNLISTSW from the exons ATGGCAGCTCCCGGTGACCAAATGGAAGACATGGAACTTGTAAGCAAGGAGCTACTCAAAGTGATGGTGGGAGGCAAGGCGGTGAGCATGTTGAAGCACAACCTGGCCAAGCAGGAGCAGATGATAGACAAGCTTCTGGATACGCAAAAGACCACAGCACAGCTCATCAAAG AGCTCATGACTACTGAGGAGAAGGTAGCGCAGAGACTCTCTGACAGGGAGGAAGAGCTGAATGCAAGCCTCCAAAAGCTGCAGAAAATTGAGGAAAGATTGCTTCAGGCAAACGAGGAAGATGTCAAAATGAGGACCAGCACCAA AGAACTAAGGAATGAGCTGGAGACACTGAAAGAAAAAATCAGGCAACAGGAGAAGAAATCAGATGAAGATGCCAATGCGTCCATGTCAGCGAC GTATCTGGCACACCTCTATTACCAAATCTGCCACATTGACTGGGACTACACCTGTGAGCCAACAATGATTAAAGGAA tCCATTATGGGCCAGATATTGCCCAGCCCATCAGCATGGACAGCAGCCACCATTCCAGCTGTTTCATCAGTGATTACCTGTGGAACTTGATAAGCACATCTTGGTGA
- the KEAP1 gene encoding kelch-like ECH-associated protein 1, with translation MYSPECKAEVTPSHNSNRTFSYTLEDHTKQAFSIMNQLRLSQQLCDVTLRVKYKDIPPADFQAHKVVLASSSPVFKAMFTMGLREQGMEIVTIEGIHPKVMERLIEFAYTASISVGEKCVLHVMNGAVMYQIDSVVKACCDFLVQQLDPSNAIGIANFAEQISCTELHQRAREYIYMHFGEVSKQEEFFNLSHCQLVTLISRDELNVRCESEVFHACINWVKYDCENRRLYVQALLKAVRCHSLTPHFLQMQLQKCEILRSDSRCKDYLAKIFQDLTLHKPTKDMPCRAPKVGQLIYTAGGYYRQSLSYLEAYNPCDGSWIRLADLQVPRSGLAGCVVSGLFYAVGGRNNSPDGNMDSNAIDCYNPMTNQWSPCAPMSVPRNRIGVGVIDGMIYAVGGSHGCIHHNSVERYEPERDEWQLVAPMQTQRIGVGVAVLNRLLYAVGGYDGTSRHSSAECYYPEQDKWEPIAPMKTIRSGAGVCALNNCVYAMGGYDGTDQLNSMERYDVETDTWSFVAPMKHRRSALGVTVHQGKIYVLGGYDGNTFLDSVECYDPTLDTWTEVTCMTSGRSGVGVAITMEPCRKQMDEPNCHC, from the exons ATGTACTCCCCAGAGTGCAAGGCGGAGGTGACTCCCTCACACAATAGCAATCGCACGTTCAGCTACACCCTGGAGGACCACACAAAGCAAGCCTTCAGCATCATGAATCAGCTGCGCCTGAGCCAGCAGCTGTGTGACGTCACCTTGCGGGTCAAGTACAAAGACATTCCCCCAGCGGACTTCCAGGCCCACaaggttgtgctggcctcctccagccctgtCTTCAAGGCCATGTTCACCATGGGCCTCCGGGAACAAGGCATGGAGATCGTGACCATCGAAGGCATCCACCCCAAGGTGATGGAGCGTCTCATTGAGTTCGCGTACACTGCCTCCATTTCGGTGGGTGAGAAGTGTGTACTGCATGTCATGAATGGAGCTGTCATGTACCAGATTGACAGTGTGGTCAAAGCCTGCTGTGACTTCCTGGTTCAGCAACTGGACCCCAGCAATGCCATTGGCATTGCCAACTTCGCCGAGCAGATCAGCTGCACTGAACTGCACCAGCGGGCACGAGAGTACATCTACATGCATTTTGGGGAG GTGTCTAAGCAGGAGGAATTCTTCAACCTCTCGCATTGCCAGCTGGTGACATTGATCAGTCGGGATGAACTGAATGTGCGCTGTGAGTCGGAGGTCTTCCATGCCTGCATTAACTGGGTGAAGTATGACTGTGAGAACAGACGGCTCTATGTCCAGGCCCTGCTGAAGGCCGTGCGCTGCCACTCACTCACTCCACAtttcctccagatgcaactgcagAAATGTGAAATTCTTCGGTCGGACTCGCGCTGCAAGGATTACCTGGCCAAGATCTTCCAGGACCTCACTCTGCACAAGCCCACCAAGGACATGCCCTGCCGTGCACCCAAAGTGGGTCAGCTCATCTACACAGCAGGTGGCTACTATCGCCAGTCTCTCAGCTACCTGGAGGCCTACAATCCTTGCGATGGCTCCTGGATACGGCTGGCTGACCTGCAGGTGCCCCGCAGTGGCCTGGCTGGCTGTGTGGTGAGCGGGCTGttctatgcagtgggtgggaggaaCAACTCACCTGATGGCAACATGGACTCGAATGCCATTGACTGCTATAATCCCATGACCAATCAGTGGTCTCCCTGTGCTCCTATGAGTGTGCCTCGCAACCGGATTGGCGTAGGGGTGATTGACGGCATGATCTACGCAGTGGGTGGCTCTCATGGGTGCATTCATCATAACAGCGTGGAGAG GTACGAGCCAGAGCGTGATGAGTGGCAGTTAGTAGCACCCATGCAAACACAGCGGATTGGTGTTGGGGTTGCTGTGCTGAACCGTCTCTTATATGCTGTGGGTGGCTATGATGGCACCAGCCGCCACAGTTCAGCAGAGTGCTACTACCCTGAGCAGGACAAATGGGAGCCGATTGCCCCAATGAAGACCATTCGGAGTGGAGCAG GGGTTTGTGCCCTGAATAACTGCGTCTATGCTATGGGAGGCTATGATGGCACAGACCAACTGAATAGCATGGAGCGTTATGATGTAGAGACAGACACCTGGTCCTTTGTTGCACCTATGAAGCACCGCCGGAGTGCACTCGGGGTCACTGTGCACCAGGGCAAGATCTATGTGCTGG GTGGCTATGATGGCAATACCTTTCTGGACAGTGTTGAATGTTACGATCCCACTCTGGATACTTGGACCGAGGTGACATGCATGACGTCGGGTCGTAGCGGGGTGGGTGTGGCCATCACCATGGAGCCCTGTCGCAAACAAATGGATGAGCCGAACTGCCATTGTTGA